From the genome of Papilio machaon chromosome 9, ilPapMach1.1, whole genome shotgun sequence, one region includes:
- the LOC106718792 gene encoding angiotensin-converting enzyme, whose amino-acid sequence MRASFTLFSVCLYALLSSGTSSGDDRRWLMSLVDLVELDYEDNCEQRATASWNELIGAPKGLAKKLERDKAFGILSRQQTAEVKSAVSPKALASDDLLKRRVKLLLQPGDTLLEPEQWIRLVTFGNTALHKLRFATDYYCGTQTNCTLRELNRNMAKQHDEDVLLRMKNSWEQKLPNQKEYLEHILPLLRNASKENGYKTVEEYWDSLAEYEGALLKVREIWDYINPLYVKLHKYIALKLKGADAVGKPLPVHLLKSLNGDDWSNIIENLLPERADIYQKLHVHLRLQEFGGLKAFKQAENLLKFLEIGEIEPEIFAESYFNGSCPTSIVDSCKPNKLRFVTCGDVSLVNYIEAHEAVTKLKYKITSALHSNNTYVLREATRYSAIYEAIPGFISLLSLNPHTLDRAKLYPLERFNYNPNYHRLVLQLIIALRDLPKLNYYIAADEWRLKVLTGTIPSSKVAASWKEFRANFSMLETSNKDILGDSYVLFNKPFVGKFMGIILKYQIYQSFAEELISDDYDLVKHVMEKNERLIEPMIRGFSAKWPEMVSDLLAKRENSLEYTGLTDYFRLLDEYLDNQLDPSTDSNDIAEYVDPPETDVSQERVPDENDIPINQNNIDLKQIPVDTNGNIMDNVIDTGGDTHNKFSFETSTVGVLEIKNPVATGEQNEETRPKEASYNTYWWIGIGVALVVIIALVAIIARKRHSHRKQLERQRRENTVA is encoded by the exons ATGCGTGCATCGTTCACACTATTTAGTGTGTGTTTGTACGCGTTGTTGTCCAGTGGAACGTCGAGTGGCGATGACAGGAGATGGCTGATGTCTCTAGTTGACCTTGTCGAGTTGGACTATGAAGATAACTGCGAACAGAGAGCTACTGCAAGCTGGAATGAACTGATAGGTGCTCCGAAAGGACTTgctaaaaag TTGGAGCGTGACAAAGCATTCGGAATACTTTCGCGGCAGCAAACTGCCGAAGTGAAGAGCGCAGTAAGTCCTAAAGCGCTGGCGTCTGACGACTTACTAAAGAGGAGAGTTAAACTTCTTCTACAACCGGGCGACACTTTACTGGAGCCGGAACAATGGATAAGG CTTGTAACCTTCGGTAATACGGCGTTACATAAGCTGCGATTTGCAACGGATTACTATTGCGGAACTCAAACAAATTGCACTTTAAGAG aattaaatagaaaCATGGCAAAGCAGCATGATGAAGACGTTTTACTTCGTATGAAAAATTCATGGGAACAAAAACTTCCAAACCAAAAGGAATATTTGGAACATATTCTACCGTTGCTAAGAAATGCTTCAAAAGAAAATG gttataaaACAGTTGAAGAATATTGGGATTCTTTAGCTGAATACGAAGGTGCTCTATTAAAAGTTAGAGAAATCTGGGATTATATAAATCCTTTGTATGTAAagctacataaatatatagctCTAAAACTAAAAGGAGCAGACGCTGTTGGAAAACCTTTGCCTGTTCACTTATTGA AATCATTGAATGGAGATGACTGGTCTAATATTATCGAGAATTTATTGCCTGAACGTGCTGATATTTATCAGAAACTTCATGTACATTTACGACTTCAG GAATTCGGAGGATTAAAAGCGTTTAAACAAGCAgagaatttgttaaaattcttAGAAATCGGTGAGATTGAACCGGAAATTTTTGCGGAATCGTACTTCAATGGTTCATGTCCGACCAGTATTGTAGATTCGTGTAAGCCCAACAAATTGAGATTCGTGACTTGCGGAGATGTTAGTCTAGTGAACTATATTGAGGCTCACGAAGCAGTTACTAagctgaaatataaaattacatcggCTTTACATAGTAACAATACGTATGTATTGAGAGAAGCTACACGATATTCAG CAATTTATGAAGCGATTCCAGGATTTATATCGCTGCTATCTTTAAACCCTCACACTCTAGACAGAGCCAAGTTATATCCGTTAGagagatttaattataatccaAATTATCATCGATTGGTGTTGCAGCTAATAATTGCACTTAGAGATTTACCAAA gttaaattattacattgctGCCGACGAGTGGCGACTGAAAGTTTTAACGGGTACTATTCCATCTTCGAAAGTTGCAGCGAGTTGGAAAGAATTTCGGGCAAACTTTTCAATGCTAGAAACATCTAACAAAGACATTTTGGGAGAttcttatgttttatttaacaaaccaTTTGTTGG aaaatttatgggaatcatattaaaatatcaaatttatcaATCATTCGCCGAAGAACTTATATCGGATGATTACGATTTAGTCAAACACGTGATGGAAAAGAACGAACGGCTGAT tGAACCAATGATTAGAGGATTCAGTGCCAAATGGCCAGAAATGGTGAGCGATTTATTAGCAAAAAGGGAAAACAGCTTAGAATATACTGGGCTCACTGATTACTTCAGATTATTGGATGAATATTTAGACAATCAATTAGATCCATCAACTGACAGTAATGATATAGCCGAGTACGTAGATCCACCTGAAACAGATGTTAGCCAAGAACGGGTCCCTGATGAAAATGACATACCAATAAATCAGAATAATATAGACCTTAAACAAATACCAGTAGATACAAACGGTAATATAATGGATAATGTGATTGATACTGGTGGGGATACTCACAATAAATTTAGCTTTGAAACATCTACAGTCGGTGTActcgaaattaaaaatccaGTAGCGACTGGGGAACAAAATGAAGAAACAAGACCTAAAGAAGCATCCTACAATACATATTGGTGGATAGGAATAGGTGTTGCGTTAGTAGTTATAATAGCGCTTGTGGCAATTATAGCACGAAAACGTCATAGTCATAGAAAACAACTAGAAAGACAAAGACGGGAAAATACGGTTGCCTGA